Below is a genomic region from Paludicola sp. MB14-C6.
GTTTTCAATATGATTGACCATTTTTCTGTGATGATCAATAACCACTACTTGCTTTGCTTTTTTATAAATTGCAGAACTTTCAACCAATACTTGCGTATGCGTATCCACAATAATCAGTAGGGTTTTATCTGTAACCATATCAATTGCAATATCGGGTAAACAAATTAAATTCTGCATATCGTTTTCTACTAATTTTCTAACAAGACTTTCCGCCAAGTTACGTCTGGAGTCTAAAACGATATTTACTTTTTTATTATAATAAGATGCTGCCTTCGCCATACCAATTCCAGATCCTAAACAATCAAGATCAGCAAATTTATGACCCATGATAAGCACATTGTCAGCTGATTTAATCAACTCAACCAATGCGGAAGCTACAATTCTGGTTTTAACCTTAGTTCTCTTTTCAACGCCTTTTGAATATCCACCAAAGAATTCATAGCCGTTTTCCGTTTTAATTGCTGCTTGGTCACCGCCACGTCCTAAAGCCATATCAAGTGCTTGGCGTGCTTCTCTTTCTGCTTTGCTGAATGTTGTTTCAACAACTCCAACACCAATAGACAACGTAACGGGAGTTTTTCCGGCTGCACCTATCTCTCTAACCTTATCTAAAACATCAAATCGATTTTGAATAATTGCTTCTAGATTTTCTTTTTCAATCATCATGATGTAACGGTCACGATCCAACCTGCGAATAAAGCCTGTTGTTTTATCTACAAAATCTTGTATTGTATCTCGAACCTCACCGATTAAGCGTGATTCCATACTGTTATTTTCATTACCGATTGCTTCATCATAGTTATCAATCAATACCATCATTACAACGGGACGCTTACTTTCCATGGTTAGCATATTTACTTGTAGTTCGGTAACATCTACAAAGTATACCATATACATTGGCTTTGTATGACTGCCTGAACAAATACTATAAAGTCGGTAATAATGCTGATTGTATTGTATTGTTACGCCTTGATTTGCTCCAATTCCATAAATATCTTTTCCGAATACCGACTGAATGTTTGCTCCGAAAAT
It encodes:
- a CDS encoding DHH family phosphoesterase; translation: MKRKKFWFIKPIYIILMAISVFVTGVIYFYNKPLFYILLPIVLVAVGYSSYRLIHVQTELYQMITTMGKAVTDSHDASLINFPLPSMIVSEQNEVLWYNEMFKDNIIIRGQDIFGANIQSVFGKDIYGIGANQGVTIQYNQHYYRLYSICSGSHTKPMYMVYFVDVTELQVNMLTMESKRPVVMMVLIDNYDEAIGNENNSMESRLIGEVRDTIQDFVDKTTGFIRRLDRDRYIMMIEKENLEAIIQNRFDVLDKVREIGAAGKTPVTLSIGVGVVETTFSKAEREARQALDMALGRGGDQAAIKTENGYEFFGGYSKGVEKRTKVKTRIVASALVELIKSADNVLIMGHKFADLDCLGSGIGMAKAASYYNKKVNIVLDSRRNLAESLVRKLVENDMQNLICLPDIAIDMVTDKTLLIIVDTHTQVLVESSAIYKKAKQVVVIDHHRKMVNHIENAVIFYHEPYASSASEMVTELVQYFGEQCVLTSLEAEALLAGIMLDTRNFVIKTGVRTFEAAAYLRRLGADTVEVRKLFASTMDTYQRKTRVVSSAEVYKQCAIAVCDFVSDDLRLIAPQAADELLGINNVSASFVLYEQDDNVNISARSMGDLNVQVLMEKLGGGGHLTMAGAQVPNSSCDKVRQTLLEIIDQTQLKEKPELINQVNIK